From one Flavobacterium sp. N502536 genomic stretch:
- a CDS encoding mechanosensitive ion channel family protein encodes MYIYPEQISSYATKFINVLVDYSPKLISAFIILFVGIYAIRLINRIITKIMVQRNLDPTLTRFLSDILIWALRILLFVTFISKLGIETSSFVAILGAMGLAVGLSLQGSLSNFAGGMLIIVFKPFKVGDTIETAGGIVATVVEIQIFVTKMLTANNQTVFVPNGALSNGTIINYSMQGERRADLTFAVSYDSDIKKAKDILLNVLNSNPKVLKKPAAEVFVKNLTASSVEFAVRPWAKNANYGAVFSETLENCKAALDEAGISVQPYTLQK; translated from the coding sequence ATGTACATTTATCCAGAGCAGATTAGTAGTTATGCTACTAAATTTATTAACGTATTAGTTGATTATTCTCCAAAATTAATCTCGGCATTTATCATTTTATTTGTCGGAATCTACGCCATCCGATTGATAAACCGAATCATTACAAAAATAATGGTGCAAAGAAATTTGGATCCTACCCTGACCCGATTCCTTTCTGACATCTTAATTTGGGCACTCCGAATTTTATTGTTTGTGACTTTTATTTCAAAATTGGGAATCGAAACATCATCATTTGTTGCCATATTAGGAGCCATGGGACTTGCAGTAGGTTTGTCTTTGCAGGGATCACTTTCTAACTTTGCAGGAGGAATGCTGATTATTGTTTTCAAACCTTTCAAAGTTGGCGATACCATCGAAACCGCGGGCGGAATTGTTGCAACAGTAGTCGAAATTCAGATTTTTGTAACCAAGATGTTAACGGCCAACAATCAGACCGTTTTTGTCCCTAACGGTGCTTTATCAAACGGAACAATCATCAATTATTCGATGCAGGGAGAACGAAGAGCCGATTTGACGTTTGCTGTTTCTTATGACTCCGATATCAAAAAGGCAAAAGACATTCTTTTGAACGTTTTAAACAGCAATCCGAAAGTGCTTAAAAAGCCTGCTGCGGAAGTTTTTGTCAAAAACTTAACCGCAAGTTCGGTAGAATTCGCCGTACGTCCTTGGGCAAAAAATGCTAATTATGGAGCTGTTTTCTCTGAAACTTTAGAGAATTGTAAAGCCGCTTTAGATGAAGCCGGAATTTCGGTTCAGCCGTATACACTTCAGAAATAA
- a CDS encoding YtxH domain-containing protein translates to MYSKLINIITMGLSSFFKNLFGTAKDSATDLAQQAETTFEQAKEAAAPYIDKAETFAEETFTKAKEASEPLIETATDYAHQAKDFVSEYVEKASDSIGDVIDTVKEKTSELTGETKTVVSETVADISEKTAAKADEVIDETPEKE, encoded by the coding sequence TTGTATTCTAAACTAATCAATATCATAACTATGGGATTATCTTCATTCTTTAAGAATTTGTTTGGCACAGCCAAAGATTCTGCTACTGATTTGGCACAACAGGCCGAAACTACTTTTGAACAGGCCAAAGAAGCTGCTGCTCCTTATATCGATAAAGCGGAAACCTTTGCCGAAGAAACTTTTACAAAAGCCAAAGAGGCATCAGAACCATTGATCGAAACGGCAACGGACTATGCACATCAGGCGAAAGACTTCGTTAGCGAATATGTAGAAAAAGCATCTGATTCGATAGGCGATGTAATTGATACCGTAAAAGAAAAAACCAGCGAGCTTACCGGAGAAACCAAAACAGTTGTTTCAGAAACCGTAGCCGATATTAGCGAAAAAACAGCTGCTAAAGCGGATGAAGTTATTGACGAGACTCCTGAGAAGGAATAA
- a CDS encoding NifU family protein encodes MTKITIKETQNPTILKFEFEDFITQNQSFEFKNIDEAQASPLAQQLFYLPFVKTVYISGNFIAIERYSIVEWDDVKDAVAEQITAFVDKGGVIIKADENTAKKQPITVYGETTPNPAALKFVVSRMLTRNAVEYKNIDQTASSPLAKELFKFPYVKEVFIDENYISVTKYDINDWQEITLEVRTFIKQFIENGGTVLDESLIEVATKNDITKDEAFDKLDVTSQQIINILEEYVKPAVAADGGNIAFDSYNENDKTVKVILQGACSGCPSSTFTLKSGIENMLKSMLNDEEIKVEALNA; translated from the coding sequence ATGACAAAAATCACCATAAAAGAAACTCAAAACCCAACGATATTAAAATTTGAATTTGAAGATTTTATTACTCAAAATCAAAGTTTTGAATTCAAAAATATTGATGAGGCACAAGCGTCTCCTTTAGCGCAGCAATTATTCTATTTACCGTTCGTAAAAACCGTTTATATTTCAGGAAACTTTATCGCAATCGAAAGATACAGTATTGTAGAATGGGATGATGTAAAAGATGCCGTTGCAGAACAAATTACGGCATTTGTAGACAAAGGTGGTGTAATTATCAAAGCGGATGAGAACACAGCTAAAAAACAGCCCATCACGGTTTATGGAGAAACAACTCCAAATCCTGCTGCGCTGAAATTTGTGGTAAGCAGAATGCTGACAAGAAACGCGGTTGAATACAAAAATATCGATCAAACTGCTTCTTCTCCACTAGCTAAAGAATTGTTCAAATTTCCTTACGTGAAAGAAGTTTTTATTGATGAAAATTACATTTCGGTAACCAAATACGACATCAACGACTGGCAGGAAATTACTCTTGAAGTAAGAACTTTTATCAAGCAGTTTATTGAAAATGGTGGAACTGTTTTGGATGAGAGCCTTATTGAAGTGGCTACTAAAAACGACATTACCAAAGACGAAGCTTTTGATAAATTAGATGTTACTTCACAACAAATCATCAACATACTGGAAGAATATGTAAAACCGGCAGTAGCTGCTGATGGGGGAAATATTGCTTTTGATTCTTATAATGAAAATGACAAAACGGTAAAAGTAATTCTACAAGGTGCTTGCAGCGGCTGTCCGTCCTCTACTTTCACTTTAAAAAGCGGAATCGAAAATATGCTAAAAAGCATGTTAAACGATGAAGAAATTAAGGTAGAAGCTTTAAATGCTTAA
- a CDS encoding type IX secretion system membrane protein PorP/SprF, which produces MKFRISVLLFFLIVSTYSYSQEGIPVYSDYLSDNYYLIHPSMAGAANCAKIRLTARKQWFGQEDAPSLQTLTFNGRIGERSGAGIIIFNDKNGYHSQKGLKLTYAHHIMFSRDEVDLNQLSFGISGGVIQSQLDETKFGTTFDPIVFGSIQKDSYFNLDIGASYNYLDFYAHATVQGVLETRRELYTEYESDNLRKFLFSAGYVFGKRSDITWEPSVLFQFFDKTKEKTIDLNLKAYKNMDFGSLWAALSYRKSLNGTQYSTNSGVAAQKLQYITPIVGVNYKNFMFAYTYSQVTGDVKFNTGGYHQITLGINLFCKKERYDCACPAIN; this is translated from the coding sequence ATGAAGTTTAGAATCAGTGTTTTATTGTTTTTTTTAATTGTATCGACCTACTCCTATTCACAAGAAGGAATTCCCGTTTACTCCGATTATTTGTCAGATAATTATTATTTAATTCATCCCTCTATGGCGGGCGCTGCAAATTGCGCTAAGATAAGATTGACGGCCCGGAAACAATGGTTTGGTCAGGAAGATGCTCCCTCGCTACAAACACTGACTTTTAATGGCAGGATAGGGGAACGATCAGGTGCCGGAATCATTATTTTCAACGACAAAAACGGATACCATTCTCAAAAAGGATTAAAACTTACCTACGCACATCATATTATGTTTTCGAGAGACGAAGTTGATTTAAATCAGCTGTCATTTGGTATTAGTGGTGGAGTGATTCAGAGCCAGCTGGATGAAACGAAATTCGGAACTACTTTTGATCCTATAGTTTTTGGTTCGATTCAAAAAGATTCATACTTCAATTTAGATATCGGAGCATCGTACAACTATCTTGATTTTTATGCCCATGCAACAGTTCAGGGCGTGCTGGAAACCAGAAGAGAATTATATACCGAATATGAGAGTGATAATCTGAGAAAATTTCTTTTTAGCGCCGGATATGTTTTTGGAAAAAGAAGTGATATTACCTGGGAACCTTCCGTATTGTTTCAGTTCTTTGATAAAACCAAAGAAAAAACAATCGATTTAAACCTTAAAGCTTACAAAAATATGGACTTCGGAAGTTTATGGGCTGCCTTGTCCTACAGAAAAAGTCTTAACGGTACGCAATACAGCACTAACAGTGGAGTAGCCGCTCAAAAACTACAGTACATTACACCAATCGTTGGTGTGAATTATAAAAATTTCATGTTTGCCTATACCTATTCTCAGGTTACCGGTGATGTAAAATTTAATACAGGTGGCTACCACCAAATTACACTGGGAATCAATTTATTTTGTAAAAAGGAACGCTACGACTGCGCTTGTCCTGCAATTAATTAA
- a CDS encoding gamma carbonic anhydrase family protein → MLIKSVNGKTPLIPEDCYVAENATIVGDVTFGASCSVWFNAVIRGDVNFITIGNKVNIQDGAIIHCTYQKHPTIIGNNVSIGHNAIVHGCTIHDNVLIGMGAIVMDNCVVESNSIVAAGAVVTQNTVITSGSIYAGVPAKKVKDIDQSDFAGEIERISNNYVMYSGWFKNDEQE, encoded by the coding sequence ATGCTGATTAAATCTGTAAATGGAAAAACACCTTTGATTCCAGAGGATTGTTATGTTGCCGAAAATGCAACAATTGTGGGTGATGTTACCTTTGGAGCTTCGTGCAGTGTTTGGTTTAATGCCGTTATCCGTGGTGATGTAAACTTTATTACCATTGGAAATAAGGTCAATATTCAGGATGGAGCCATTATTCATTGTACGTATCAAAAACACCCGACTATCATAGGAAACAATGTTTCAATCGGACACAATGCTATTGTTCACGGTTGTACCATTCACGATAATGTGCTGATCGGGATGGGGGCTATTGTTATGGACAATTGTGTAGTCGAAAGCAACTCTATTGTTGCGGCTGGCGCTGTGGTTACGCAAAATACGGTAATCACCTCGGGAAGTATTTATGCGGGTGTTCCGGCTAAAAAAGTCAAAGACATTGATCAATCTGATTTTGCAGGCGAAATAGAACGTATTTCAAACAATTATGTCATGTATTCCGGCTGGTTTAAAAACGATGAACAGGAATAA
- a CDS encoding LytR/AlgR family response regulator transcription factor has translation MKCVIIDDEPLAVELLEDFVRKVDSLELVHTFNNAIDAVSFINQNNIDLIFLDIQMPHFSGIDFLNTIEKKPLVIFTTAFSDYAVEGFNLGAVDYLVKPIPFHRFLKSVVRAQQVLHPATTVQAISENTAGAETEQDFMFVRAEYENVKMNFSDILFIEGLKDYVKIYTIDNKFTLTLISLIKLENLLSNKGFSRIHRSYIINIKHVKSIQKNKVLISDKRIPISESYKTAFFEKINL, from the coding sequence ATGAAATGTGTAATTATAGACGATGAACCTTTAGCGGTTGAGTTACTGGAAGATTTTGTTCGAAAAGTAGATTCTCTCGAATTGGTGCACACTTTTAACAACGCCATTGATGCCGTTTCTTTTATCAATCAAAACAATATTGATCTGATTTTTCTGGACATACAGATGCCTCATTTCTCCGGAATCGATTTTTTAAATACCATTGAAAAAAAACCATTGGTAATTTTTACGACCGCTTTTTCCGATTATGCTGTAGAAGGTTTTAATCTGGGTGCAGTAGATTATCTGGTAAAACCCATTCCGTTCCATCGTTTTCTAAAATCGGTCGTACGAGCACAGCAGGTTTTACACCCGGCCACAACGGTTCAGGCTATTTCTGAAAACACCGCCGGAGCTGAAACAGAACAGGATTTTATGTTCGTAAGGGCTGAATACGAAAATGTAAAAATGAATTTTTCTGATATCCTTTTTATCGAAGGACTTAAAGATTACGTAAAAATATATACTATTGATAATAAATTTACTCTTACTCTAATTAGCTTAATCAAACTTGAAAACCTGCTTTCAAACAAAGGGTTTTCACGCATTCACCGCTCTTATATCATCAATATAAAACATGTGAAATCCATTCAAAAAAATAAAGTTCTGATTAGCGACAAGCGAATCCCAATTAGCGAAAGCTATAAAACGGCTTTTTTCGAAAAGATCAACCTCTAA
- a CDS encoding sensor histidine kinase: MTLDTIRNTSSNKILFHTIIWVFFILTSLIQFYESPFKVSTDFYVQWSTGIVLFYLNYFYLVPVLLLEKKYWLYFVFVFALILLFMIIRINYFIPDFSQARPLKNLPPPEDLKLMYKGTRVKAIFATRQQPLFFKIGPSFFYILIITISAIIRTLTAFYNNQQNKLIAETHRTNTELIYLRKQTNPHFLFNSLNSIYSLAHKKSDLVPDAIVTLSELMRYMLYETDNKTVDLEKEINYIQNYIELQKLRLNNIEDIVINVHGDTRNKFIEPLLLISFVENAFKYGTDYKGAAHVKIKIFILNSSLDFWIENTIENYSKDPDNSGIGLVNIQNRLDLLYPNAHKLDITQDDKFFRVHLNLELDKIQTAIN, translated from the coding sequence ATGACACTAGATACGATCAGAAATACAAGTTCAAACAAAATTTTGTTCCATACCATCATCTGGGTTTTCTTTATTCTGACTTCATTAATTCAGTTTTATGAAAGTCCGTTTAAGGTCAGCACCGATTTTTATGTACAATGGAGTACGGGAATTGTTTTGTTTTATCTGAATTATTTTTATCTGGTTCCTGTTTTGCTTTTAGAGAAAAAATACTGGCTCTATTTTGTATTTGTATTTGCTCTTATTTTACTTTTTATGATTATCCGGATCAATTATTTTATTCCTGATTTTAGCCAGGCAAGACCTTTAAAAAATTTGCCGCCTCCGGAAGATCTTAAATTAATGTACAAAGGCACCAGAGTAAAAGCAATTTTTGCAACAAGACAGCAGCCTTTATTTTTTAAAATTGGCCCATCGTTTTTCTATATTTTAATCATCACCATCAGTGCGATTATCAGAACACTTACAGCTTTTTACAACAATCAGCAAAACAAACTAATTGCCGAAACCCACCGAACAAATACCGAGTTGATCTATTTGCGCAAACAAACCAATCCGCATTTTTTATTCAATTCCTTAAACAGTATTTATTCGCTGGCACACAAAAAATCCGATTTAGTTCCTGATGCCATCGTTACCTTATCCGAGCTCATGCGGTATATGCTGTATGAAACCGATAATAAAACCGTTGATTTGGAAAAAGAGATCAATTACATCCAGAACTATATCGAATTGCAAAAACTACGGTTAAACAATATCGAAGACATCGTTATCAATGTTCATGGCGACACCCGAAACAAATTTATTGAGCCTCTGTTATTGATTTCGTTTGTCGAAAATGCGTTCAAATACGGAACCGATTATAAAGGTGCGGCTCATGTTAAAATTAAAATATTCATTCTGAACAGCAGTCTCGATTTCTGGATCGAAAATACGATCGAAAACTATAGCAAAGATCCTGACAATTCAGGTATTGGGTTGGTGAATATTCAAAACCGACTGGATTTGCTGTATCCCAATGCGCACAAATTGGATATCACACAAGACGACAAATTTTTTCGTGTGCATTTGAATCTGGAATTAGATAAAATTCAAACAGCCATAAACTAA
- a CDS encoding DUF4907 domain-containing protein — translation MTTKIKMQFFWSKIRKNVLLTVLILQFIACAKNETFKIEAFKTTSGWGYSIAIKNKIIIKQAIIPVINDSKSFATESDALKVAHLVASRLDQNRSPTVTKNDLILLKIKL, via the coding sequence ATGACAACTAAAATAAAAATGCAGTTCTTCTGGAGTAAAATCCGGAAGAATGTATTGCTTACGGTACTTATTTTACAATTTATAGCCTGCGCGAAAAATGAAACTTTTAAAATCGAAGCCTTCAAAACTACGTCAGGTTGGGGTTATTCGATTGCTATAAAGAACAAAATCATCATCAAGCAGGCTATTATTCCCGTCATAAACGACTCTAAAAGTTTCGCCACAGAAAGTGATGCCTTAAAGGTAGCGCACTTAGTCGCAAGCCGACTCGATCAAAATAGATCGCCAACAGTAACCAAAAATGATTTAATTTTATTAAAAATAAAATTATAG
- a CDS encoding Kelch repeat-containing protein, which yields MNNFKKRIVFATLFSSLFFIGCSNDSDEDLIGNWIKKSAFDGPARSSATSFVIGDYAYVATGYTGDVYLKDLWSYNSTGDYWEQKADFPGIGRSSASAFALNQKGYIGLGYDGTNKLKDFYQYNPANNTWAQKADFAGTGRYAAVGFQAGGKAYFGTGYDGNYLKDFYQYNDQTNAWTLVNGFSGNKRRNATAFVIADKVYLGTGSNNGVYQEDFWEFDPATDVWTRKRDIDKDTDDDNSYNDDYAIVRSNASSFAMNGLGYVVGGENIKTIWEYNPTTDLWAEKTPMEGASRTDAVGFAINNRGFYMLGRTGSTYFDDAWEFKPLEEQTSDDN from the coding sequence ATGAATAATTTTAAAAAAAGAATAGTATTCGCAACGTTGTTTTCAAGTCTCTTTTTTATAGGCTGCAGCAACGACAGCGACGAAGATTTAATAGGAAACTGGATTAAAAAATCGGCATTTGACGGACCTGCAAGATCCAGTGCTACCAGTTTTGTAATTGGCGATTATGCTTATGTTGCAACAGGTTATACCGGAGATGTTTATTTGAAAGATTTATGGTCTTACAATTCTACCGGAGATTACTGGGAGCAAAAAGCTGATTTTCCAGGTATCGGAAGAAGTTCTGCCTCGGCTTTTGCCCTGAATCAAAAAGGGTACATTGGTTTGGGTTATGACGGGACGAATAAATTAAAAGACTTTTATCAGTACAATCCCGCTAACAATACGTGGGCTCAAAAAGCCGATTTTGCCGGAACAGGCCGTTACGCAGCAGTAGGTTTTCAGGCGGGTGGCAAAGCTTATTTTGGAACCGGTTATGATGGAAATTACCTGAAAGATTTCTACCAATACAACGACCAGACCAATGCCTGGACACTTGTAAATGGTTTTAGCGGGAATAAACGACGCAACGCAACAGCCTTTGTGATCGCCGATAAAGTATATCTTGGAACAGGAAGCAATAATGGCGTTTATCAGGAAGATTTTTGGGAATTTGATCCTGCAACTGATGTATGGACCCGAAAACGCGATATTGATAAAGATACCGATGATGACAACTCTTACAATGACGATTATGCTATTGTTCGTTCAAATGCCTCAAGTTTTGCAATGAACGGTTTAGGATATGTTGTGGGTGGAGAAAACATCAAAACGATCTGGGAATACAATCCAACTACCGATTTATGGGCAGAAAAAACACCTATGGAAGGTGCCAGCCGAACAGATGCTGTGGGGTTCGCCATCAACAATCGCGGATTTTATATGCTGGGAAGAACAGGTTCAACGTATTTTGATGATGCCTGGGAATTTAAACCATTAGAGGAACAAACAAGTGATGACAACTAA
- a CDS encoding DUF6268 family outer membrane beta-barrel protein, translating to MKIRVLIRSMLLISFFGMKAQENIEVNLSLKTEPTDQIDFTQSSIGLSYSKKTGSKNEITNTLAYSNLSVNYELGRYKTKENEEQFNQIQNKFEITHALSNTTHMSFSIVPTLNFQSSPELSDLSVLGSLEMKQQFNSQTSLKIGIARSTALGNAKFLPVLSLHYKFNTEGSLLIGFPDSKITYSNNVRNKFSLTNSFNGNFYHLDAENQPINGAEKATLSQMTTAFEYERNVDKNWFLNFKAGYDFNKKYSLTDKDHHKVYDFNTGNGYVLGIGIKYKH from the coding sequence ATGAAAATAAGGGTACTCATTCGTTCGATGTTGTTGATTTCGTTTTTCGGGATGAAAGCTCAGGAAAATATTGAAGTCAACCTGAGTTTAAAAACGGAACCAACAGATCAAATTGATTTCACTCAAAGCAGTATTGGCCTATCCTACAGCAAAAAAACAGGTAGCAAAAACGAAATAACAAACACATTAGCCTATTCGAATCTGAGCGTGAATTATGAATTAGGACGTTACAAAACAAAGGAGAATGAGGAACAATTCAACCAGATTCAAAACAAATTTGAAATTACGCATGCGCTTTCCAATACAACTCATATGAGTTTTTCGATTGTTCCAACGCTAAATTTCCAGAGTAGTCCGGAGCTGAGTGATCTTTCTGTTTTGGGAAGTTTAGAAATGAAGCAGCAGTTCAATTCACAAACAAGCCTTAAGATTGGAATTGCGAGATCGACTGCACTGGGCAATGCCAAGTTCTTACCTGTACTGTCTTTGCATTATAAATTCAACACGGAGGGCAGTTTGCTCATTGGTTTTCCGGATTCAAAGATCACCTACTCTAATAATGTCCGCAACAAATTTAGTCTGACCAACAGCTTCAATGGTAATTTCTATCATTTAGACGCCGAAAATCAACCGATTAACGGTGCTGAGAAGGCTACTTTATCACAAATGACGACAGCATTTGAATATGAAAGAAATGTAGACAAAAACTGGTTTCTGAATTTTAAAGCCGGATATGATTTTAACAAAAAATACAGTCTGACGGACAAAGACCATCATAAAGTCTATGATTTTAATACTGGCAATGGCTATGTCTTAGGAATTGGCATCAAATACAAACACTAA
- a CDS encoding DUF4270 domain-containing protein has protein sequence MHKYIGMLFLAISLFSCGTDSDAGEFVVGSDYLALGNKVILIDTMSVEVSTINFDSLVTSNQKRILIGNYEDPIYGKVKSNSYFQLASDSYALKNDGSDTETTNYVFDSISMILKYDKYYYGDTTRVQTFDIRRLTQKVKPNTNDYNFYNNSVLSYGDESLGTISYKPRPGEKDSINVKMSSTFGAALFQKLKKREITDFDSFSEYLKGLVLVPSTANSGSVIGFHVATSTVRLYYSKYQANTEEVPYIIDFKISDAQKQFNAISLDKTGTIIQNLPASNSKLPSSLTNRQGFIQAGTGVACRIDFPNIKQLKNISANGAIVDAQLFLKPVNNTYSEKYPLADSLKIYVSDNLNRISASLVNSARKEVFGVLNKKSDEFNENVGYSIPIGYFLQKEMLKPSNTRSSLILTLPGISKTVDRIVLGDQKHLNNKLLLKIYYISY, from the coding sequence ATGCACAAGTATATAGGGATGTTATTTTTAGCGATCAGCCTGTTTTCATGCGGAACCGATTCGGATGCCGGCGAATTTGTGGTTGGATCCGATTATCTGGCCTTAGGCAATAAGGTTATTTTGATTGATACGATGAGTGTAGAGGTGTCAACCATAAACTTTGACTCTTTGGTAACATCTAATCAAAAGCGGATTTTAATTGGGAATTATGAAGATCCCATTTACGGAAAGGTAAAATCGAACAGTTATTTTCAACTGGCTTCCGATTCTTATGCTTTAAAAAATGACGGATCGGATACGGAAACGACCAATTATGTTTTTGATTCTATTTCGATGATTCTCAAATACGACAAGTATTATTACGGAGATACCACCAGAGTACAGACTTTTGACATTCGTCGACTGACTCAGAAAGTCAAGCCCAATACAAACGATTATAATTTTTACAACAATTCGGTTTTAAGTTATGGTGATGAGAGTCTGGGAACTATTTCATACAAGCCCAGACCAGGTGAGAAAGACTCGATTAATGTAAAAATGAGCAGCACTTTTGGAGCCGCTCTTTTTCAGAAACTCAAGAAAAGAGAAATTACAGATTTTGATAGTTTTAGTGAATATCTAAAAGGGCTCGTTCTCGTTCCGTCTACTGCAAATTCGGGAAGCGTTATTGGTTTTCATGTCGCGACAAGTACAGTGCGGTTGTATTATTCGAAATATCAGGCAAACACCGAAGAAGTTCCATACATCATAGATTTTAAAATTTCGGATGCTCAAAAACAGTTTAATGCGATCTCTTTGGATAAAACGGGAACCATAATCCAAAATTTACCGGCTTCGAATAGTAAACTGCCGAGTTCGCTGACTAATCGACAGGGGTTTATTCAGGCGGGTACCGGAGTGGCCTGTAGGATTGATTTCCCCAACATTAAACAATTGAAGAATATCTCGGCTAATGGAGCAATTGTCGATGCGCAATTGTTTCTTAAACCGGTTAACAATACCTACTCAGAAAAATACCCGCTGGCCGATTCTTTGAAAATTTATGTAAGCGATAATTTAAACCGAATTAGTGCTTCATTGGTCAATTCAGCCAGAAAGGAAGTATTTGGTGTTTTGAACAAAAAGAGCGATGAATTTAATGAGAACGTTGGTTATTCGATCCCTATTGGTTATTTCCTGCAGAAAGAAATGCTGAAACCATCCAATACAAGATCTTCTTTGATTCTCACCTTACCCGGGATTTCTAAGACAGTAGACCGGATTGTTTTAGGCGATCAGAAACATTTGAACAATAAACTCCTGCTTAAAATTTATTACATCTCTTATTAA
- a CDS encoding aromatic hydrocarbon degradation protein has translation MKSKILYLSGLILMSLTSFSQSISSSPYSLYGLGSVYDSDFGDIPSIGSSGIALPSATFINNLNPASLGYLPQHHFMFDIGGKAISTTYQSSSRSESRNNFQFSHLAFAFPVTKNSGFSIAIRPYSSSAFKISNLKLPIENSQDFYYLTAAGSGGLNNLDLSYGYRFGKKFSVGASASVLFGNTTDNRSFLIMNSVTSIQKKTNYNGLRATLGAQYQIDSTFTVATTFKVPSQIKASKVQTVQTIANDVVTTIESDVASDTDDYYMPLEMGIGISKRFKNNLNMTLDYEKSLWGNTNQSELYGNFVNQDRFALGFTYSGRKNVRKYWDRVQYAAGANFDTGYLEIDGKRINNAAISIGLTLPIENTNSSLNISYSYGQRGRISDNLIKENYHKISLNLSLDGIWFVKRKFE, from the coding sequence ATGAAAAGTAAAATTCTTTATTTAAGTGGGCTCATTTTGATGTCACTTACTTCGTTTTCTCAAAGTATTTCAAGTTCTCCTTATTCGCTGTATGGTTTAGGAAGCGTGTATGATTCCGATTTTGGAGATATTCCGTCTATTGGGTCGTCGGGAATTGCTTTGCCGTCTGCTACTTTTATCAATAATCTGAATCCGGCTTCTCTGGGGTATCTGCCACAGCATCATTTTATGTTTGATATTGGAGGAAAAGCCATTTCGACCACTTACCAAAGCAGTTCACGAAGCGAAAGTCGTAACAATTTTCAATTTTCACATCTGGCTTTTGCATTTCCCGTAACTAAAAACTCGGGATTTAGCATCGCGATACGCCCTTACTCGAGTTCGGCTTTTAAAATTTCGAATTTAAAATTGCCAATCGAAAACAGTCAGGATTTTTATTATTTAACGGCAGCAGGTTCCGGCGGATTAAACAATCTGGATTTGTCATATGGCTACCGATTTGGTAAGAAATTTTCTGTTGGAGCTTCGGCATCCGTGCTGTTTGGAAATACAACCGACAACAGGAGTTTTTTAATCATGAATTCGGTTACCAGCATTCAGAAAAAAACAAATTACAATGGTCTGCGTGCCACATTAGGGGCTCAATATCAAATTGATTCTACTTTTACGGTTGCGACAACTTTTAAAGTACCAAGTCAGATAAAGGCGTCCAAAGTACAAACCGTTCAAACCATTGCCAATGATGTGGTAACAACAATAGAATCGGATGTGGCTTCAGATACCGATGATTATTATATGCCTTTAGAGATGGGTATCGGGATCAGTAAACGCTTCAAAAACAATTTAAACATGACACTGGATTACGAAAAAAGTCTGTGGGGGAATACCAATCAATCTGAATTGTACGGCAATTTTGTAAACCAGGATCGGTTTGCTTTGGGATTTACCTACAGTGGAAGAAAAAATGTTCGCAAGTACTGGGATAGGGTACAGTATGCTGCGGGAGCCAATTTTGACACGGGTTATCTTGAAATCGATGGAAAAAGAATCAACAATGCCGCAATTTCAATAGGGCTTACTTTGCCTATCGAAAATACAAACTCGTCTTTAAATATTTCTTATTCGTACGGACAAAGAGGGAGAATTTCGGATAATCTAATCAAAGAAAACTATCATAAAATATCCCTTAATTTATCTTTGGACGGAATTTGGTTCGTCAAGCGAAAGTTTGAATAA